The following proteins come from a genomic window of Leguminivora glycinivorella isolate SPB_JAAS2020 chromosome 6, LegGlyc_1.1, whole genome shotgun sequence:
- the LOC125227602 gene encoding uncharacterized protein LOC125227602 isoform X1, with protein sequence MKPLPPSTWTPTKVLQANLQHSVAATAQLRRCLEGLPTAVALLQEPWTGSGHIRGLSNTKGKLYYSTMHAIPRACILTTNNICAQQLTEFCSRDLCAIKLQVPMPTGCRDLVLVSAYMPGEDEPPPLELQRLVSHCERTGLAIIIGADSNAHHPLWGMETSNNRGATDSPLCRGCMETEETAAHVVLECIGVAPYRAKYLGSPRDLPEVLLNIKGLVGFLEELGWQD encoded by the exons ATGAAGCCCCTACCACCGTCAACATGGACACCGACTAAGGTGCTCCAAGCAAACCTCCAGCACAGCGTGGCCGCTACGGCCCAACTGAGACGCTGTCTGGAAGGTTTGCCAACAGCCGTTGCCCTCCTGCAAGAACCTTGGACGGGCAGCGGACACATACGAGGGCTCTCCAACACCAAAGGTAAGCTCTATTACTCCACGATGCATGCCATCCCTAGGGCATGCATTCTAACTACAAACAATATTTGTGCACAACAGCTCACTGAATTTTGTTCCAGAGATCTGTGCGCGATTAAACTACAAGTTCCAATGCCAACAGGCTGTCGCGACCTAGTCCTCGTCTCGGCTTACATGCCCGGAGAGGACGAGCCACCGCCACTCGAACTACAACGACTGGTCAGCCACTGCGAGAGAACAGGCCTCGCAATCATCATCGGGGCCGACTCTAACGCGCATCACCCTTTGTGGGGTATGGAGACCAGTAACAACAGAG GTGCTACGGACAGTCCCCTGTGCCGAGGGTGCATGGAGACAGAGGAAACAGCTGCTCACGTGGTGCTGGAGTGCATCGGGGTGGCTCCATACAGGGCAAAATATCTCGGATCTCCGAGAGACCTCCCCGAGGTCCTACTCAACATCAAGGGTCTGgtaggatttctcgaggagtTGGGATGGCAGGACTAG
- the LOC125227602 gene encoding uncharacterized protein LOC125227602 isoform X2, with amino-acid sequence MKPLPPSTWTPTKVLQANLQHSVAATAQLRRCLEGLPTAVALLQEPWTGSGHIRGLSNTKGCRDLVLVSAYMPGEDEPPPLELQRLVSHCERTGLAIIIGADSNAHHPLWGMETSNNRGATDSPLCRGCMETEETAAHVVLECIGVAPYRAKYLGSPRDLPEVLLNIKGLVGFLEELGWQD; translated from the exons ATGAAGCCCCTACCACCGTCAACATGGACACCGACTAAGGTGCTCCAAGCAAACCTCCAGCACAGCGTGGCCGCTACGGCCCAACTGAGACGCTGTCTGGAAGGTTTGCCAACAGCCGTTGCCCTCCTGCAAGAACCTTGGACGGGCAGCGGACACATACGAGGGCTCTCCAACACCAAAG GCTGTCGCGACCTAGTCCTCGTCTCGGCTTACATGCCCGGAGAGGACGAGCCACCGCCACTCGAACTACAACGACTGGTCAGCCACTGCGAGAGAACAGGCCTCGCAATCATCATCGGGGCCGACTCTAACGCGCATCACCCTTTGTGGGGTATGGAGACCAGTAACAACAGAG GTGCTACGGACAGTCCCCTGTGCCGAGGGTGCATGGAGACAGAGGAAACAGCTGCTCACGTGGTGCTGGAGTGCATCGGGGTGGCTCCATACAGGGCAAAATATCTCGGATCTCCGAGAGACCTCCCCGAGGTCCTACTCAACATCAAGGGTCTGgtaggatttctcgaggagtTGGGATGGCAGGACTAG